The window ACATTACTGGCAAAAAGGGCCAAAGATGTTCTgacaggtggttttaatttaccTGCAGATTATTCTGGAGAACAGCTAAAATATGCTAAAATCCTCCAAAAATAAATAGACAAAGGGAGATACCTCAGGTCAATCCACGATCAATATTCCAGTTAAAACAATATCAGTTTCATTCTTGATGATTCTGATGAAACTGAGAGACCAGGAggaacaggattagaaatgagtacatcacagggacagctcaggtttggTGACAgatagagaggcaaggctgagatggtttgcacaggtgcagaggagggagggtggatgctgaagatggagctgccaggcaggagaaaaagaggaagaccacagagaaggttcatggatgcagtgaagaaggacatgcggaagggttggtgtgacagaggaggatgctgggataagGTGAGATGGAGACAACTCTTAAAGGGAGCAGCATTAGTATCATTAACATCATGGATGCATGTATTCAATAGAAACCTCCAAGGCTgaaaaatacagacaaaacctgcagttcctctaatgaccaCTTGAGACAGACTCCAAAAGCGAGTAAATCCTCTCAGACTCCCGtgtttaaatctgtttattATGATGTCACGTTTTTAAGCCTCATCATTGGCATTCTGGTgattttcttgttgtttattttgGAAATGGAAGTTACCATATTTCGAGGAGAGGGTGGTACTAATTTATCAGCTAAatctagcaagcttggttagcaggctgcattcataaactgtacagctacatctgctaattagtggtAATTACTAACTTTGAGAGCAGGTAACCTTCTTTCTGATGAGATTAGCACTGTTGAAGAGGGGGTAACTTTCCtatcatccaaatatggtcacttctggctccaaaaaaacaacatggcagctgccaaaatctgcagcagagcagctgtgccCGTCTTTTATATaccatatttgtgtgtgcatgtgtagttTGGGCACTCACGTAATAAAGCCTAAGGACTTTCTCTCTACTGCcaccatgtgtttgtgtgcttgtacTGCAGCACAAGGACACGTGAGGAAATTCagtgtttgcagtttgcatAATCTAGTTAAAGTTCACATACATGTTCTTAAGCACTAAAAGAACCAGCCATCACTTCACCTGAGTCATGTACGagagacaataaaaaaaagtgtgtcaGGTCCAGCAACAACCACGCACACAAACCAAAgttgtaaaatataaaatgagctGCTGTGCTGATGCTGTAGAGAGGACCTGCGATAAAGAGTATAACTGTGGTTGATATAGGAAGTCTGGGGATGACATCAGCACTAAGTGGCCAGCTCAGAAGTCCAACCACGGAGGGACAGGAAGACCTGGCGAGGCCAGACCATCTGAGACGACCGCACCATCAAACTGGAGGGGAATACAAACGAGTCTCAGAGGTGAAGACGGGAAGCAACAACATTCATTCAGGGAGGATGGCTTCTTATTCAGATATTTTAAGTGTTTCAGCACCTTTAACGATTCGCTCATCTTTAATCAACGAGGTTatggtcactttttttttttttgcccgcATCTTAGATTTAGTCCTGTTAGAACAATTTCAGACCACTGCTTATAAATTTAAACTGACAGTTCATCATCCAGAAACAAGTCTGAGCGAGTATGAAGATCAAAACGCTGTGTGGGCTAATTCAGCTCAGTTTTATCTAATCAACATGGAGATGACTTCATTTGAATCTTTAATTAATCCATcaaagagaaggaaggaaaggaaacTGTGTCACTGCAGcatgaaattattattaatatcaggggaaaaagaagcagagttatgtaaaaatatgcaaacaatAATTTCATATGTTGAGTAAGAATGTATTACGTAAAAAAGCAGGCTAATAGATTAAAGCCTCATTAGGCTCTGCAGCACAAGACCAAAGCAGGAAAACAGTTTCATAAAAGTATTACATGCAATGTGAAAACAGATGACAGTAAGATGTCATGAGATGGATGTCATGTCGTGGCTGTTTGCAGCACCTGGACCTACCTGACATCTTTGGCTCTTTTCCGAAGATGTCACCTCTCTTCCAGCTAATACCCCGGCTCTCTCGCCGAATCAGACACTTGTCACAAACCAGGTCTGGATGAGATATGCACAGGAGAGCTGCCATCCATCATCTGGATCTCAGGATCGCTGAGATCCAGATGATGGATGGCAGCTGGCTCTGCAGCGTTGATCACACAGGTTGCAGAATAGGTCCCGGCCTGGTGGCCACAGCTAAGGCAGCATAGCAGGCCTCGCTGGAGTGTGAAGTCTCTTAGTCTCTAAAGCTGCTTCAAGACATCAAATCACACCTGAGGGTGGACGAGGTGAGCTGTATGTGAACGCAGCCCCCTGACTGAGAGGCGTGTGCAAAGATCAGAGCCTCATAGAGGTTTACCAAGTCGATCAGATGGCAGCGCAGGTGTGAAATACTAAATACTAACTAAAGATGACAAAATTAAGAATTCAAAAAGGATGAGAAAACTCAGCGTCctgctttttaaaagcttttgagGCACCGTGGTAGTTACAGTCACTTGCTGGAAAACCACAGCACGACCAAAATGAGCAACTGTGTGCAGTAAGCTTGTaattttgttgcctttgaaacggttgcttcaaagatgggGACGAGGTCTGCGATTACACACAGTaagctgccatcttcaaagtgaCTTACGTGCATTAAGATGGCGATAAAATGGCAAGAAGTCTGCAGTTTGGGACTGAATCAGATCACGCTGGCAATTACATGAAATCTGGTTTTAATGTAGCAGTTACATGGGATGAATCGGTGAAAATCATAAATCTATCGCCGTCCACATTTTCTATTATTTCTGGCCTTAATGGGCTTCTGTAGTGTATATGAAAGGTCATTATCAGAAGGGATACCTGTGTATAGGTATAAATGTCTAATTCTCATAATTGCactctgtttttatgtgatATTTTTACTTTGCTGAACTAAAAACCCAGATGCAGaacacagagatgcaaacaCTCTGCAAGTTTAACCAGGaagtttgtctctgcaggacATTAAAGCTGGCAGGTCAAACTGGCAGCCTGTACACGGGGGAGAGAGCTGGAGAGGCGAGGCAGAGGAGTCTGAGAGAGTCTGAGCGGGTGGAGGTTACCGGCAGAGAGCAGAGCCTGAGACTGAGCCGGAGGTTAGAGTAAGAGTTTACCAAGTTCAGTAAAACAGCTCTAACAAGACTGACCACAGGTCAGTATGTGAGGCAGCAGATGATGTCTGACACgggcaaacaggaagtggaagaagaGACAATTTCAGGCTGGGAGGAGGATGAGGCTGAGGTAGCCTCGCAATTCCACAATGAATTTCTGTATCAGGAGACCGGAAAGCTCGGAGGAAAGGTTTGTGTCTCCTCGTACGATGTGATGTCCTGACAGagataaaaatcacagattAAAACCAGAACAAAAACCTCTCCAACGAGACGGTCAGAGACTACTCTCAGAAAATGatgcagacatttaaaaaaagctgaGAAGCTGTGACTCATTTCTAACATTTCCACTGatgtttctctgctgctgcttttgaatATTCATCATGAAAGTTCTTATACAACAAATATACAGCTGCTTCAAGTCTGAGCTGCCAAGAATTCAGATCTACAGCAAATAATTCAGAACTTAAAGTCCTCTACTCAAGTCCATAAAGTCGAAAACTCCAGCAAAGAgctgacaggacctgagagatgttcactgaagcctcatcagagatggtctcagtggaaggacgGCTgtcaggaagggaaacagggagaaaaggctgaggtataccagattacacaagaactggactgaaaatctggGTCAACAGGTCGGATGAATGCAGATTAGAAGTTATTGTTTCAAAGGTCAGTGAGCGTCAGAGcgctgtaaaacacggtggaggctctgtgacCGTTTGGAGCCGCATTTCattcagtggtgttggagaacttgtcaaaattgatgaaattacaAACTCAGAAAAATATCGGCAGAGTTTGCCCCATCATGCAATTCCAtgtggaaagcatctgattggcaatgacttcatttttcagcaatgatcccaaacacactgcccataaaagcatgcctggacaggaaaacacacagaggagctctatcagtcatggatttcCTCcacagagcctggacctcaatgttactgaagcagtgtgggatcatggtcacagagaactgaacaaaaggcagaaacatccaaagaagagctttgaacgtccttcaagaagcctggagaactgctcctgaagactgcttacaGAAAAATCTACCTCCGAGAGCTcggtgttgaagaataaaggtggtcacaccaattatggactttcaagctcatcagaactgtacaaactctgttgttgccttatatgctgtacACCCACGCATGTTTGCACTGGTTTCAGTAAATCCCTGCACCTggcaaaatattttgtttaaaaaaagaggggTGGCTGACATCTGtgcttaaatgtatttaaacatgAAATGCTGTTCAGCACACAGGGATTAAAccatttgtaaaataaaataaaacatgaagtttgtttaaattaaataatatccCATAAACTACTCAaatatggtatttttttttttttttaggtattttACCTTCCTGGGGTATTTCCAAGTATTACATACTTCAGTTGCAGCACATTTCCAGTTCGGatatctgtttttttcctcctctgcatttatttaacagctTTGCTTCCTCATGAGTGAAGTTTGCAAGGTGCAAAAAAGACAAAGGCTCGGATTTTTGAAGTCAGTGACATAAATATTTTCGAGCCAGTTTGAGACAGAAGCGATGATGTCATCACTGCTGTCAAGATATGAAAACTGCCGCAGATGATTGACGCCATCTAGTGGACAAAAGCTAAAGCACGACCTTTATTTatcgtttttatttttcacttagAGGGAGCGAAAACAGCCGCAGGCCGCTGTTAATCCTCTGAGGGGGGAAAGACTCCTTTTCATCAGTGGTGAAACTGGTCAGCATGGAAACCAGTAAACAAAGTGATGCAGcagcaaacaggaagaaactctgATCACTGAGGAGCTGTGAGTCATTCAGGGTAAGTCTGTTCCTCTCTCCGATACTGTACTCACAAAATTACATTAGCGGGGATATTTATCACCGAGTGATCTTGTTACTACAATACAGcaataaagaatgaaaaaaaaactacaataaggcagaattaaaacacaaacatgcagatctGGAACATTTTAGCTGAGAGTAAGTTCATCATATCTGACCTTCAGAAAAAGACTTTGGTGACAATTGAATGTTTTATTGTAACCGTACAAAAACGGTATAAAACTTGACATAAATTTGTGCCTAAATGTAAaaagattttatataaaaatcgaataaaataaaataaaattacacatttattgtaagatgaaacacattttagtggttaattataattaaaaagtggcatatttaaaaatagaaatatcagtttatgtttaaaatgaacatACAGTATAAGATCACACAAAATATAAACGATTGTGTAGTTGTTTTGAAGAGTTTCTGCCTTCACGCACAGATGAGATTTATTATTTCCTAATATTCTGCAAATATCAACATTGTGAGTTCATCGTGAAATGAACATTTAATATCATTACAGCGTAAATCTTACTGGTATTTATTTAACACCTGCAAAGTGTGAGCCGAgctctcctcctgcctgcagtTCTTACTGCAGGGCAGCAGAGGGCGCTAAAACCAAACACATAATCGCTTGGCTCTTTATTTTGTCACACGTTATACAAATACTATACACAAACACTCCTGTGGTGTATTTCCAGCAGGGGCAGTGAGTGTAAGCTAAAATAAAGAGAGTAAAAGCAGCTTGTTTCCGTCTGGGAGACTGCGAGAGGATTTTGAAGGACCTGAAGGATCTCAGCAGGAGTCCAAAGTGCAGACGTGACCTTTGTATAAGCGGGGATTACTCCCCCCTCAGGCCCGAGAGCGCCTACAGGCTGCAGCTTTCTGACGTCCTAACGGGAACCTGCATCATTCCCCTCCAAagcatttttattcaaatacaGGCCCTGAATGTGTTTCAAGGTACTTGTCAGTATTTATCTTAAATTTATTTTCGTAAAACTACTACTGTGTGTTTTTGAGAGGAGCTAAATTATTAAACTATAAAAAAACTCCATTATGCGTAAAAGTACTTCAAAGTTATCGACCAAGTGCACTTAAGACATCAGAGTCGCTGCAGTAAAAAGTCACTGATGTACTGTCACGTTATTATAAAGTgatgcattttatgtttttaactattttttaTGGCACAGTTGCAGTCCGGTGGTTCCCAAATGAGGGGTGGAGGCCCTTCTCAGGGTCACAAGCTGAACCAGAGGGATCTTAGATGATTAATGGGAACCCtcatacacacatttatattCAGTGTTAAGACAGTTTCCTttggtttgattttaaaatataatttaaatcaATCTTCTTATGcctgtaataaaatgtaaggCACACACAGCTCTGCAACATGGTTTTCATAGAGTTTGCTTTCTGATGTCTCCTCAGTATCAGGTCTGTTTCTTttgtccattttcttaactgctcatccagttcagggtcaccggGGTTACTGGAGCCTATCCAGGCTGTTGCTGGGTGAGAGATGCGGGTGCAGCTCAGACAGGTTATTTCATAACATACTGAAACATCTGTTAAACTACAGCAGGGTAAACCGCTGGGGGCTTGCCCCAGTGCCCTGAttgtgctggctggtgtcctTCCTGGGCTTTGGGTCTGTTCGGTGCTGTGGGCTCCTCTCTGTGGGTGCTGTGGGAGTGCGTGCTGCCTGGGTGGGACCAGGATGTGCTGTCTGGCCTCTGTTGGGTCATGGCGAGGGCCCCCGGGCCCTGATGGAGACCTTCCTGGATGTTTTTGGCTTGGCACGCAGGTGTCCACTGCTTCCTGGCCTTCGGTGTAGGTTGCACTTTGGATCTCTGGGCTCATGTGGGTTCTGGTGACTCCGGTTTCTGTGATGGCAGCATCAATCACCACAGCCTGGTTCTGTTTATTTATCCTCGTTTAAGTGGCTAGCTTATCATTAGTTAACACATCATTAGCAGATCACCCACCAAACTTTCTGCTCCCTTTGGCACAATTTTTGTAACCATGTTGTGACCTTGCTTTGTCTATTTGCccttgaagtaaaaaaaaattgtttttttggcacaatactcaaataattaaataaatatatgactGCAGATGAAGACAGAAGCCTCAGTTTTTGAATGTCTAAGAAAACTTTCTGGATCCTGATTTTGaatattttcatgtttgcaGCATTTCTGCTTTCACCGGTGTGTGTTCACTTTACTCGTCACTGCTGCTAACCGGAGCTTTGTTAATAAATGACTTTGTGCAGCAgtgactgtgtgaatgtgttctTGAATTTGTCTTAATGACAGGCCCCGCATACCAAGAGCGGCTGAACCTGAAATCCACTTTGAAGTGATCGGAGGCATAAATATGAATGAGACTAGAAGGTTTTTATGGGACAGGAGATCAAAGACTCTCAACATGTGTCACATTTCCCTCAAAGGAAGCTGTCAGAaactcagaaaataaaataagctcTTTATTCACAGCTGATTTAGTGTTTCATGTTGACCCTCAGAGGGATTTCAGTACATTAACATAAcgtaaaaaaaaagatggtgtAGACTTATCAGGGAGAGGAATATCATCAGAGTACAAACTGTATCTGTCATGATCCTCCGTCTGTGACTCACTGAGTCACTgtttgattcttagtttattGTAGTTTTGAGTTTTGCATCATTTTTGAGAGATTTCCAGGCtggtttctttatatttatattctcaggTTTTTAGTTGCAGTTTATTGTATTTAATTCCTtgttccccgtgtctgtgtgtcgtgttagtcacttcctgttttactttgctaaGGCTCTTGTCTCGTGtgcattgtgtttagttttgctgccTAAATCTAACCAGActctgagtgaaaatgaaactaaaagaaaaacaagggtCTCAGACAGGAGCTGAACCCCAAACTCCTGGATGAAAAGCCTGTGGACTACGTCTCCTCCACCTGCCTTCTTACATGGAgcttattgtatttttatcttaCAAAGAAATCCCACTATGATCAAACTCTGTTACAAGAGAGGGAACAAAGATTTTTGCCCAGTTAGCAGCCACACAAACTCGCACCACTCCCCACCaccccaacaaaacaaaacataaaaaaaaaaataatcagtggCGTCTCAAGGAAAATAACTTCATCCTTCACCACTTTCTTTATAAAGCCTTTCGGTTCAAGAATACATATAAGGATGTTAAAATGTGGCTCGTAGCGGCAGACTGTTTGCAGTGAGGCCTTTGGGTACTGCAGGCTGCTTAGTGGCGCCTTCATGGATCAGGTTTGTTTTAGTGCATCTGGAGGATTGGATTGGGGCAATGTCAGTTTTTGCCATGTGGAGGGGGAGACTGCTGCTGTCAGGGAGCATCATTGCTTGGGGGGTATGATTGGTGCAACAAGGTTTAGGTCAATCACACAGGACCCAAAATGATGGCACATAATAAGATGTGGAGAGATATTCACTTCACTTGTCGGCTTTGCTGTTGTATAATACGACACTCACTCGGCTCCTGTTTTCCAAACTATGAGTATTTCTGGTACTGCATATCAGGTCACACATCAACACCTTCAGTGACCGTACGGgtcatttcattctttttttggggtggtgtgttaaaaaaaatgcatatccATAGACACACTAGCTGCTAAAAACAACATCTTAAACATACTActagattttgtatttttttactaATATTTGCTTACTTTGATGAGTTTCTTAAGTATTTTTAATACCAAACTCCGCTCACACTGAGATCTTCCTGGCTTTCCTCCAGCTCACTCTTTCCTTGCACACCTTCGTCTCCAGACAGGATTTCCTGTCTGTATCTGAGGGAGGAGCTCAATATCTGGACTTCAGGAACGCCCCACGGGCCGCAgtcctttgactggtactgggACACTGACTGGTCCCGGAAGTGAGAAAGCTGGGGACAGCAAACTGGTCACTGTGGCTTTGTTTCCTGCCTTCATTGTTTAAGATGAGCAGGAAGGATGAACCATCACGAAACCATCTTGGCTATTCTTTCCTTTTGTCACTCTGCTGCGGTGACGTGCTTTCTGCCGGGCCTGAACAGGATTAATCATTTAACAGCTCAGTAAATCAAACTGTTTGCAGAGCCTGAAGCTTTTTTGTGGTGCATTTCCAGTCATTAATACTTATTTGGGCTTTGTGTCACTATGCttgggtttgtttttcctgGGGATGGAGCGTGGCCGTTTAAAAGTATAAATCAAGACTTCAAACTCACCTGAATGCTGagagtgaaaacaaagacaggaatgGTTGAAATTCAGCAGCTACATGGCTGAAAAAGCTAAAAGTATACGGTAAAAAAGCTGAATGTTCATATGAAGGATAAATGGTTGAAGCAATGCAAAAACAATGTACAACATTATCAGAGCTCCAGGGCTTTAGTATCCGGGTTTCGCCGGTAAGAACAGTTTATTCTCACAGCTCAGGGTCTAATCAAAGAGCAGCTCATTAACGTCTGGGAATGAAAAGAGTCAGATgatgtttcctttttgttttcataatcATCCTCAGTTGGAAATAGACTGTTTTTTTCGGTGTTGTTTCCTATAAATTCTGAagcatataatttttttaagtccACCTTAAATTATGCTGTAAAAGTTACTGATGGTGTCAGACTGATACTTTGAACTGTCTGTTCTTCCACAGTAACATCGACCGGAGAGCAGCTTCCTTCTTCCTGGATGAGATGGTTCAGACTGGTTGACCACagcatgaagaagaaaaagcatcAGCAACCCAAACACACCAAAAACCAGcataaaaaagctaaaaaagtaagaaaaagaTGTGAAACTTAGCATAAAACTTCACTCTTTATCTCACCGTGGTTAGTTAAAGAGTCTCTCAAACAGAACAGATCCATAAAGATGTGATACAGAAGACTGGGAAAAATATGTCTACAGAGATCATAACTGAGGATTACTTTGTACTGTGTGTGTTCACTGCCTCTGGTTTGTTGGGTGTAAACAGACCTGGTGACTCTGAATACTTTGAGGATAGTTCTACAGTTACTCTTATCCTCTTTAAGGAAGTCAGTGTCATGTTTGCATGGTAAATATTAAGCTATCGtgtagcttagcttagcacgAAGATGCTTGAAGATTTTCCCCACTGTGTGATCAGGAGACGGCGTTCAGAGGCAACGTTTTCTTTCAAATGACCGAAGcaccacattttaaaacagcTCTGAATCCAATGGGGTGGATGGTGGGTATGCAAAGCTTGGAACTGCCAGATTAGAGATTAGATCGatcgatctatctatctatctatctatctatctatctatctatctatctatctatctatccatccatccatccatccatccatccatccatccatccatccatccatccatccatccatccatccatccatccatccatccatccacttctgcttatcctgggGAAACTGAGCCTTTAAGGGCCAGATTTACTAAACAGCTCAGATTATCGTGAAAAACACCAGAGACACGGCTGAAATGTTAACATATTTGTTGACACGCTCCCAAAAAAATTGGCATATTTTTGAGATTTGTCAACATTTCCTACAGTTTTGGGGAAGTACTACCTTTGTACCTTCAGGTGTTCAACATTGGAACTACACATCTTTGGTTTAGTGCCACAGATAAATACACTGGAGGAGTGCATCAAATACACAGATTACCATAAACCACAGTAAAtgcagagttcatttaaatactCTCCTCTGCAAATTTGCAATGCATATGCAACAAGCATTTGCAACAAGTATAGCCGCTAAATTAATGATGGTTTTTGTAAATCCCTGTAGTAGTATTTTAAACCCCCAAAAAGGGTTTTGCtgtggccttttttttaaagctgcccTTAAATTTCCTTCAGAACAGGTTGGCTATAAAAATATGGCTGCATATAAACCAAATATAAACCTCAAAGCATTTATgaacattcagttttatttatatagggtcaaatcacaacatcagtcgCCTCGAGgagctttattttgtaaatccCTACAATAATAATATCTCAACAACTATGGCTGGGAGTTTTATACAGACATTCATGATCCCCAGAGGATGAGCCTCTAATTTTCTTCTAGCACCACCGAGAAATTCACAAGAGTTTGCCGTCACATTTAGTGCAGCTATTCCCAGTCTTCCCACTCTTCAGTGCTTGTGgatttctttatcttttcatttgttgttgtttttgattcCTCTCACCTTCGACATTATTAACTTATGCCCCTAGGCTGGTAGTGGGTGAGAGTTTTTGTTGTGTCTTACTTATAAAGTGTGTGCTTGTACTGATTTTACTGTAATATGGGATTTCCTGTGGTTAAAGGTTGCCATGGATAGGAACAAACCGGAGTCTGAGAGCTTCCTGGACGAGCTGATTGGGTGGTTTTCTGATCATCAGCAGCAGATTGATCAGCTGTTCGGCCACAGTGACGTAGGCAGAAGTGGATCAGTCAGCCTGCAGGACTTTGAGCTGGGTAATCCATCATCCCTGAAATGAACACACTGTGGGAAACATGTCCCTCtgctctgtttgtatctctcaAACAGTTACAGTCATTTCAGGGGTGGTGGTTTTCTTCACTGGGATGGAGGCAGTGGGTGGGGGTCTTTGATGTTTTCAGAGTTTTACTGCAGGTCTTTGTGTGTCACAAAGATAATCCTCGAGGAGAAGCAGATATGTGAGTCAGTTCTAAATGCCACAGTGTCATTGTACTGAAGTATTTATGGAGAGTACTGTGAATCAGACTCCTGGTAATGTTAGCGGAGCCTCATTTCCTCTCATCACCCCCCTCACAGATAAGAGCAGCTTGCTCTGGGAAACAAAACCGGGACAATGTTCCTTTTGTCAGGCAGACTTCAGACACACTGAAGAAAGAGATTACAGCTCGGACCTGCAGCACAACGCTGCAGCTATGACTCTGACTCACTGGAAACTGGGAAGACCTACAGCACAGAATCACagcaataaattatttttaaaggacACCCAATACGATCATTTACAGCTTTATTTCCTCTGCAGGTAGAGCATCATCTTCTCTCACTTTCCTGCTTTCTTTTGATTGTAACTTATGTTTACATAATTATTTGACACTTTGGTCCCATTTAATGTAAACATCAACTTGTTGATCAtatatgtaatttattttttaccagGTATGTCACTGTTTTATACTTTAGGTAATGTTAGTTCATCTCTGAAACACAATCAGTCACACATGGGCAGAATGTGGTACGTAGACCGTATGAATCTGGCCTCCTAAAAAGGAAACTAAACAACCGCCAAGAcatgcccctccctgagcctggctctgctggaggtttcttcctgttaaaagggagtttttccttcccactgtcaccaagtgctgctcataggggctcgttttgactgttgggttttctctgtattattgtagggtctttatcttataatatgaagcaccttgaggcgactgcttgttgtgatttggcgctatataaataaaatggaattgaatctCAGTGCAAATGACCATGAGGCTGTACTGCTGTTTAACTGGCTTCCAAAAGAGGGCGCTCCACTTACATGTGCATTTTCTGCGATTAATTTTAACACCTTACAGCCCTTGGCTGACatctaaatttccatatttttcctGCATGTTGCAGGTCTGAGGAGTTTGGGTGTCCGTTGTCAGCAGTTTGAGCTCCACATGCTGACTCAGCAGCTGAAGACCTTCAATGGCACGATCAGTTATCAAGACTTGATGAAACAAATGCAGTCATTGAGGTGAAACAAACTTATTTCTCCAtcagtatttgtttgttttgcttttttacagtttatgagtttgttttattttattttcccccTCAGGGAGAGCGCAGAGCTCCACACTCAGATGTCAGGAGACttcataaaaagacaaaaatcagcTGAGACAGAAAATTTTTCCTGTTTGAAACGTCAACATCAGCAGAGGCCTCCAAACCCTGAAAACCAGAGGTATTTAGTTCACATATTAATACAACAAAATAGACACGACAAATGCATCTGTGGTATTTAATAAGTTTGCTTGAGTTTATGATTTGAAAAATGTCCCAATTTTTCCATTTTGGAACACTgacttattttaatatttataaaatctCACTCTTTATAAAAGTTACACATTTTACATCACTATTTAAAGAACTTTTTACTTTTGGTAACATATAATCAGTTCTACTAatttctcttattttattttttgttaaaattaTCTTATTTCAATGTTTAGTATTTGTAAAATTGACAAAATATTTAGAATTTgatgacaaaaaagaaacaaacaacttGATTTTGCAATGTGAAAAttgcttttacttttaatttcttttaatttaaaaactatTTGTAAAAGTGGTCCAATCttattatttgttaaaatggacctatttttaacatttgtaaAATTTGCTTATTTTACTATTGTAAAGTTAAGCTAATTTCTTTATTTGGAAaactttatattaatatttggattcacaatttaaaaaacataaaacattttaa is drawn from Archocentrus centrarchus isolate MPI-CPG fArcCen1 chromosome 8, fArcCen1, whole genome shotgun sequence and contains these coding sequences:
- the LOC115784268 gene encoding uncharacterized protein LOC115784268; protein product: MRWFRLVDHSMKKKKHQQPKHTKNQHKKAKKVAMDRNKPESESFLDELIGWFSDHQQQIDQLFGHSDVGRSGSVSLQDFELGLRSLGVRCQQFELHMLTQQLKTFNGTISYQDLMKQMQSLRESAELHTQMSGDFIKRQKSAETENFSCLKRQHQQRPPNPENQSRFICLSVRLIPFTSATAHPGNFEVVLPSSRTVFGLMSVIEERVGIQTCSLEVFRSRVPTEEARLPLYGSLEECGFKGGPEESPPEATVYYDYRLPFTDCPILNYDHSFRSKQDSAAN